The Juglans regia cultivar Chandler chromosome 1, Walnut 2.0, whole genome shotgun sequence nucleotide sequence aaAGCAGGCcttcaacaaatttctttagctcagctttaaaaaatgagttCATAAGAAATCTGCTATCTCTATTAATGCTGTGAAAGTAACAATATGATAACTTGTTATTACCTAGTGCTTCGAATGATTTTACTGAGATAATGGCTTGAACCAGATCCACCCACGAACTCTGCAGTGCTTGTGTCAAAGTACCCAACAACCTGTTCAATACAAAAGCCACTCAttgacaaaaattttaaaatgaaaaattatcaatgtttgaagaaatttttgCTGATGAAATTCACCAACCGAATCACTATGGATTCACTTTCTGCTTTCGCTATACAGCAGGGTACGAAATCTCAATCGAATCAAGCAGCTCTTTTTTGTAAGATGTGACGTGGGATGAACTACGGCGACCAAAGATGCACGACGTCGAAGATGGATCCAACGCACGACGACCCAACGCATTGGTTTCGCACGAAGACAGGTTTCCCTCTTTGGTTTCGCATGAAGACAGGTTTCCCTCTCTAGTTTCGGTCTACAGCATCCAACCCAAATCAGCGTTTTGGATTCGATTTCACTCCAACGCACTACAGCACTGCAAGATGCATCCAACGCATGACGGGACCTCTTTCAATTTCTCCCTCGCTCTGGTTTCGAACTAACATCAACTTTCATTTTtcgttctctccctctctgctttctatttttggttttccctcatttcttccgcatttttttttaatattacatgATGATGTGGCAGACTGCCACATCAACCAGTTCCGCAGCAGGTGCTCAATCCGATTGTATCTAGAATTATTGTTAATACAAATACATAAGTtatgtaggttttttttttgtgtaaaaaatgtgTCCCATtaaaaaagtagttttttttttttttaaaaattctttttcaagtgGAGTCCACTTTCTTTTAAACAAATGTACAAtgcttatctatttaaaacttgtataaaatattactcttatttttaacCTATGGTCCAATTCTTATATATGGTATTACGCTGATTTGTcgataattaaataatattaatttttaataataattttagaataattctGTATCAACATGATTACATCAAAACAATAAGAATGCATTATATAGGTTGTTGGCTATGAGATTCTACAAGTTTAATTACAATAGCcataatatatatctatctctattatataagagcCTATCAAACGGTTGTGaaacggaaattcttgttttccgttAAACTACTATCAAACGGTGTCAAGTCCACGTTAAAGCAGCAATCCGCGTTTTTATGGTCCCATTCCAAAGTTCCTTCTCTCAAACCCAGCCCTCTCTAGAAAGTTCCTTCTCTGGAAAGTGGAAACCAGACCATCTCTCTTAAAACTCGCTCGTCCGAACCCAGCTGGGGGAAGGAGAGCTTCgactccttcttcctcttcctctcctccttctTCTCACAGGCCCTTCATCGTCTCCAGTGGtctggtgttttttttttttttttcacgttttCTGCCGAATAAAGGGGTAGCCGTTTCGAGCTTCTCCGGTGACCATCTTCCGACACGGGCACCACCGGGAGAAGCCTCTCCCGCCGATCTTGCGATCGATGGATTTGGGAGCCAATCGGAGCGGCGCGTTGTGCCGACGCGCTGTTAACGGAAACGCGTGGGGTTCTGAAACCACTGCGTTTGTTACTTCTTGATTTGAAGatctattttgaaatttttattcgcTTCTTctgtttgttgtatttttcttgCATTCTATTGTTCTTTCTCTCTTTGAGATGGTGTGAATCCGAAAGCcaagtttggatttttttttctttttgttcttccgTTCGTTGTGGgttccgtttttttttttccttgcagtTCTTCTTGAAGGAGCTAGCAGCAGCTCTCAGTCGATTTCTGCGTAGCCGCCGTGCTGTCACCGTAAGGAAGATCCATGGAGCTGCCAACCACCGTCTGCAACAGATCCAGCCTCTGGTTCCTTGCTTTTCCATTTGAGcttcttgttgttgttgggAAATCTTTTGCAATTGTCCATTGTTGGGGCATCTTGTGCACATGCACTTACCATGTGTAAGTGCAGACTtgaaaaaagaggaaaggaatTTCAGTCTAGAGGGATTGGGCCTcgcttttttctttctttggaaacGAATTTTTGTTCGTGGGATTGATATAGTGAATTGAATTTCTTGAACTGTATACATGGTTCTTTCTCATTGTGAGCATGTTTtagcctttttctttctttaattttagtgACATTGTCCTTCTGCCATGAGTTGTAGGTTTCTTTGTTACTATTTGGATTACTGCTGTCATGTTCAAGTCAAATATATTCTATGGAAACAGACAGCTCTCAAGGTATTGTAATTTGTAGATAcgaattttaatgtttttggtaAGGATTTTATTTTTGGCACGAGAAAGCTCTCTGAATTAAACAAGGGAATTGTTGGTATCTCTTAACTTTctcaatttgtttaaatatgaAGTTGCTTATATGATTTCATATTTgtcttttgtatttatatttgcatctttttattatttgtgtttatgattttttaatatatttggtTTATCTAGCGGATTTTTTGTTCGTGGGATTGATATAGGGAGTTTTTAAAGTATTGGGTAAGGACTTTTTGCAGAATCCTTGAAAAGGGATCTACTTTTCTTACACTCAACAGATGCACATGAAGAATTTCAATCATAATGCTCTTATAGGAATGTGGGAAAATTTTAGCAAAGTATAGCAATCCAGATTGTTGAAcctggaaaattttgaaaaaatccatatttcAATAATAGTGCACCTCATTATATGGTCCTGCTCATGTGTAAAGCAAAGCAAAATGAGACTAACTTTAGAGTTGGACCCACTTGAATGAAATCAGGTTGATGTTTTTGCCTCGATAAGTCTTGTTCTTGTTTATCCTTTTCTTTGGTCTCTCATGCGTATTTCAAGGAAGAGTTTTTATAGATTTCTTGTAACTTTGCCAAGTTTTCGTGCACATCATGTGAgctattaaatttgaaatccaCAAAAGTACACAAACTACTCATGTGATTAATAGGCTGCGAAATGGGTTTGGCATATTTCTCCATCTTGTCGTTTATAGTTATCAATTGACATATGGCAAGAATATTGTACGTAATGAGAAAATTGGAGTTTATGACTTTATACCCATTATACTTGTGTGAGGGTTACTATATATGGGCCTTTCTTTATACATCAGAATTTATTAAACTTAAGCCTAATTTCGAAATTGCTCTAGATGTGCACGCACACACATGGAGGTTGCTATTGCATCATTCACCAATTTACCAGCCTTTGGTAGGAGAGATGATCTATAAATTTCTTGTCAAGTTCTTTATAGGTTTAAATTTGCtccatttcatttttgttggatGATTGAGCCTGCTACATTAGTTTTTTCCAGGGTTCAAAGAAGAAGAGTAGTGATCTCAAATATGACATATTTGGATGGATTATCCTAGCAGTTGGAATTGTTGCGTGGGTGGGAATGGTGAAATCCCACATTCCTCCACCTCCTCCAAAATAAGCCTTTTGCTCATGTTCAAGGCAGCCTTGCCGGTACTAGCTGGAAGTTTCAAATTCGGGTCGATAGATTCAACAGTCTGGAGATGTAGTGAATTCAGTAATTCATGGGGTGTGctatccaaaacaaataaaaatacacgCCGAGGACCTGTAGAATAGGCAAAATATCAGTATTTTTACTCTTTCACTACTTTTTGGTGACGCTTTCCCCTATCTACTAACCTGATCTGCCATAACCAGGAGGATTATCTACCCATCAGTTTCTCAGGAGTTCTTCCAATATCCACTATGTCAGTCACCATAAAGAAAGGTacgtccaattttttttatttgtatttgtatttgtatttgtatttgtattgaATTATAGAACATGTACATCGCCAGGAACAGAGCTTGTCTTGCTGCTTTAGGCCAGGCGCACCTCAGGCCCACCACCCCCTTCTCTAATGGGAATGCAGTGGAGGGTAAGCTGGCAAATATCTGTACCTTCTATTAGtggaaaaaaatctattagtGGAAAAAATCTCCCCAGAACCAGTacctataattataattataataataataataaaatcacccAATGAAGAGCAGTGGTTGGTGTGTCATTTGGTGAATTGTAACTATCAACAGTGTTAGCAGAGAGGATTCCACTTGGCTTTTCTTCTGCTTTCCATGCAAAAGAAGCAGAAGAGATGCCCTCACACAAGTTTACCAGCCTTTGGCAGGAGAGATGCCCATCTCTAATTTTGTAACTATCAACAGTGTTAGCAGAGAGGAATCTCTAATTTCTGTTTAATCTCTAATTGAAGATTgtcttccatgcatgcattccTATTGTCAGCATTAAAGTTGCTCTTCTGGTTGTTGACTGCAAATGTTGCTGTTAGGATTTAGTATTAGAGTATTAGATTggtttcatttgtttttgtattttaaattgacTTAAGCTTTACTGTAGTGCCAACAAAACTGGACCTTGCTCTGTCTTTGATTCTAAGGTTGGGAATTCACAAATAGGATGGCTGGAATGGATATTGGGTCTTGAGGAGTTTATTTGCCTATTTAATTTGCTTGGTTCTGAATATGACTGAAACTGTTATGCACCTATTGAAATATGTCTTGCAGGAGCATCGTATAGAAACTTCTCTTGGTTCTGTGTCTGTTGCTGTGTATGGAGACCCGGACAAGCCAGCTCTTGTCACTTATCCAGATTTAGGTCTAAATCGTGAGTAAATTTAACTTCATTTTTTACAAAGTGTTTTCCGTTCATGTGGATTCGAATTTTAGACCGTCGTGTATGCGGGATGTCCAACACTGCATCTTCCTCACCAAGCCCATTAATTTATGGTATATCGATAGATATACTTATTAATTTCCAATGCTTTTATGTTGATTTTTGgtatatatggtttttttttttttttttgtatggagaACATGATCAAATTGTCCAAAATTTTGGGAAACATGAGTGACATAAGCATGAATTGCTGGAAACTTGCATCGTCCAGAATTTTTTGCAAATGATAGACAGCCAAATCATTTCAGCTTTAAGTTGCGTAGTTCTGTGGACTTGGGACAATGAATGTCTTGTAACGAAATGTAAGAAATATGTTTGCTTTCCCCCAACTCTCATCAAAATACATGTGTTCTTCATGCATGGCCATAGTTTAAATTTGAATCCACACCGTGCATGTTTTAGGGTACGAAAAATGTAAATATGCAtcatatgtttctttttttttatcagtaaaacaaggattttattgataacATGTTTCTTGATTTGTTACATCAAGAAATTAAGAAGTCAGATGATACTATAAACCTGTTTCACCATGCTACCAAGCTCTAACTTATCTTTTGGCTGTATGTGATTGATCAGATGTGTCCTGCTTTCAAGGATTATTCTTTTGTCCAGAAGCATGTTCCTTGCTGCTCCACAATTTTTGCATATATCATATTAGTCCTCCAGGGCATGAGGTTTGTAACTTACTATTTGACATATTTTGGTAATGTTTGATTTTCATATCTGCATTGCATTACtatgttatttattaaatgcaataattaacataatttgttTCTTCAAGAGCTGTTGCAGTTGGGAGCTGCCGAAATCAGCCCCGAAAAGCCTTTGCTTTCCGCTGATGATTTAGCAGATCAGATTGTCGAGGTTCTCGATTTCTTTGGGTAATTTCGTTTCACTTGATTCGTATCTGTTCTCTTTTTAAGCAGTGGCTAATCAGGAACTCTCCCTAGGGTTCTCATTTGCTTCCTATAGTTTGACAATgacaatgataataaatattatgtttgggatgattttattttctgtaatgGGGAACCCTAGAGGAAGAAAAGGTTGAGCAGACCCTTCTACAGCTAAGAAGTTTGAAGAAAATTGTAAACAATCTATGGAGGTAGGGTCTTTGAAGCTTTGGTGTatgatctttttcttcttttaactcTCTTTTGTTCCAAAGAGGTAGGGTCTTTGAAGCTTGCTTTGATGTTTGGCCTTGATGGCTTTGCTTATCTTTGTCTAATGTATTTTGAAAGATAAGTTTGGGTCTGAATGGTGCTTTTGAGTGATTGTACTTTTATTTGGATGCAGTACTTTACCTTTATTATTTAAGGCTGCAATTCGATTTAAGGTTGAGATTGTATCACCTGCAAAATGGGAAAGGTCACATTCTACTCTTATCTTGCCTCATTGGAAAAGGTATACAAATAGCATTCCCTCCCGAATTTATAATGACTATGTTGTCTGAAGCTTTGGCTTGAGCAGTAGATTTTGTATAGAGATGCAAGCAGAAGCAGAACGCAAAAAGAGAGCTCAAGTTCTTGACTCTGAAGGTAATAAAGTCAGTAAAAAATCTTCTCCTCACTTCAGAAAAGCAAGAAATTGACCATCTCATTTGGTTATTGCATGTATGTAAGGacattaattaacaataaacagtgatGCATGCGCATTGCATGCAGTACTATGACACTGTCATGGTGGGCCTATAAAAGGAGTCGAGAGACACGTCCCAATGTACAGGCCATGAGCTGGTCACCCTCTCTTTTTCTGCACTCAAATTCAGCTCTCAAGTAATCGTAAGCCTTCTCATCTTTCTTTCACTCGAGTTTttagcctctttttttttttcctctcttaaccattttttgtataaatgaAGTGTTTTGAACTTCCTTAGaagcaaaatgattatttcttacaAAAATGGAAAAGGATTTGTCggcttctttttgtttttgttcttttcccttttgttgTCTTTGAATAAATCGGTGTTGCAGCATTCATGAGCAATGACAGAGTTCTTTTTATGTCTCAATCGTTAGTACCACAGATGGAGGTAAAGAAGGAACATATATTAGAGCCTTATGGGAGATTTGAGGGGATAGATCATGAAGCTGCAACCACACCTTGGACTCTGAAGGATGCCATTATCGTACCCCAAAGAAAATCTTG carries:
- the LOC109014335 gene encoding protein NDL1-like, producing MGMQWREHRIETSLGSVSVAVYGDPDKPALVTYPDLGLNHVSCFQGLFFCPEACSLLLHNFCIYHISPPGHELGAAEISPEKPLLSADDLADQIVEVLDFFGGRKG